The Cytobacillus sp. NJ13 sequence AGACATCTGTCTGAATTCCGGCAATCCCGCCAATCAATAGTACAAACCCAGCAGCTGCAGCTGCAGAAAGAAGCATTGGAACATAGTCTTTTTTTCTGCTTTTAACAGCAGAAGTGCCGATCCGGTTTCTGACTCTCTGTTTTTCCTCTTCTGTGAAAACTGAATCTTTCGTCCATGCAGCATTCAATACTTTCTTCACTTCATGATTCAGATCAGCCATGCTGTTCACCTCTTTCTGATGCAGATATTATCTTCCTGACTTTTTCATGTCCTCTGTACAGCCGTGTTTTTACGGTTGAAATGGGAATATTAAGAGCTTCACTTATTTCAGCCAGACTGAGATCCTGGTAATAATGGAGAAGGAAGACTTCGCGATATTTTACTGCTAGGGATTCTATCGTTTTTAGCAATTCATGCTGTTCATCCTGTTCAAGAAAGGATGCTTCAGGATCTTTTTCTCTATCCTTTTTCAGGAAAAAAACCTTTTCATTCATAATCATATTGCGGTAATGCCAGCTTTTAAGATAGTCTTTGCTTTTATTAATAGCAATTGTAAAAATCCACGTTTTAAAGGAAGATCTTTGCTGGAAACTTTCCAGCTTTTCATACACAGTAATAAAGGTATCCTGTGTTAGATCACTGGCAGCATTCCAGTCTTTAACATAACTGTATATTAATCTCTTCAGAACGGTTCCATACTCATCCATGATC is a genomic window containing:
- a CDS encoding sigma-70 family RNA polymerase sigma factor, yielding MSTDEYVKRSIADQVDRALVLEMIMDEYGTVLKRLIYSYVKDWNAASDLTQDTFITVYEKLESFQQRSSFKTWIFTIAINKSKDYLKSWHYRNMIMNEKVFFLKKDREKDPEASFLEQDEQHELLKTIESLAVKYREVFLLHYYQDLSLAEISEALNIPISTVKTRLYRGHEKVRKIISASERGEQHG